The genomic window TTTCTTAAAACTGCCTTTAAAAATGTAAGGAATTTTTAAGTCATCAGTAATTTTACACACTTTTTCTGCAATTTGAAGCGCCATTGTTTCGCTTTCAATCGCACAAGGTCCTGCTAACAGGAAAAAATTGTCCGAAGTTGTATGTTTTAATTTTGGAATATCTTGAAGATTCATTGCTGTAAATTTATGCTGCAAATATAATCAAAATTAAAAGGTGTTTTAAAATTAATAAGCAGTACTAAAGTAAGAAAATTAAATGTAACTTTGCACGCTTAAAACAAGGCACTTATGGCTAATGTAAAAAATATCGCAATTATTGCACACGTCGATCACGGAAAAACAACCTTGGTTGATAAAATCATGTATCACTGTCAACTGTTTCGTGAGAACCAAAATACAGGTGATTTAATTCTGGATAATAACGATCTTGAACGTGAGAGAGGTATTACGATCACAGCTAAAAATGTTTCCGTCATATATAAAGATACCAAAATCAATATTATTGATACGCCTGGTCACGCCGATTTTGGTGGTGAAGTAGAGCGTGTATTGAACATGGCAGATGGTGTGTTGTTGTTGGTAGATGCTTTTGAAGGCCCTATGCCTCAAACGCGTTTTGTGTTACAGAAAGCAATTGACCTTGGTTTAAAGCCTTGTGTAGTGATTAATAAAGTCGACAAAGAAAACTGTACTCCAGATGAGGTACACGAAAAAGTGTTTGACTTGATGTTTGAATTAGGAGCAGAAGAGTGGCAGTTAGATTTCCCAACGGTATATGGTTCCGCCAAAAACAATTGGATGAACCACGATTGGAAAGACGAAATAGATAATATAGAGCCTTTATTAGATATGGTGATTGAACACATTCCTTCGCCAAAAATTCCTGAAGGAAATACCCAGATGTTAATTACATCTTTAGATTTTTCATCCTTTACAGGTCGAATTGCCATTGGTCGATTGACGCGTGGTGAATTGAAAACAGGACAGCAAATTTCGTTGGTAAAACGTGATGGAAGCATCGTGAAGTCCAGAATAAAAGAACTTCATGTATTTGAAGGTTTAGGTAGAAAGAAGATTGAAGAAGTTCAAACGGGTGATATTTGTGCCATTGTGGGCCTAGAAGGTTTTGAAATTGGTGATACGGTAGCGGATCTTGAAAACCCAGAAGGGTTAAAAACGATTGCTATTGATGAGCCAACAATGAGTATGTTGTTTACAATTAACGATTCTCCTTTCTTCGGGAAAGATGGAAAGTTTGTAACTTCAAGACATATTAAAGAGCGCCTGGATAAAGAATTAGAAAAGAATTTAGCACTACGCGTGAATGCAACGGATAGTGCCGATAAATTTATGGTATTTGGAAGAGGTGTATTACACTTATCTGTACTTATCGAAACGATGCGTCGTGAGGGGTATGAACTACAAATCGGACAGCCACAAGTAATTATCAAAGTCATTGACGGCGTTAAATGCGAACCAGTTGAAGAAATGACGATTGATTTACCAGAATCTGTTTCAGGTAAAGCGATTGAAATGGTAACGATGCGTAAAGGTGAAATGCTCAGTATGGAAGCGAAAGGCGATCGTATGGTGTGTGAGTTTTTAATTCCATCTAGAGGGATTATCGGAATGCGTAATCAACTCTTGACGGCTACGGCTGGTGAGGCGATTATGGCACACAGATTTAAAGAATACCAGCCACTTAAAGGTGGAATTCCAGAACGTCAAAATGGATCCTTAGTTTCTATGGAATTAGGTCAAGCCATTCCTTATTCTATTGATAAATTACAAGATAGAGGTAAGTTTTTTGTAGATCCAGGCGAAAGCATTTACGAAGGTCAAGTGATCGGCGAAAATTCTCGTGGAGACGATATGGCTATTAATATTACAAAAACTAAAAAGTTAAGTAATGTCCGTAGCTCTGGTGCAGATGATAAAGCTAAGATTGTTCCAGCAATTAAATTCTCTTTAGAAGAAGCTTTAGAATACATTCAAAAAGATGAGTACGTAGAAGTAACGCCTAAGTCGTTAAGGTTACGTAAGATATACCTTACTGAAGTTGACCGTAAGCGCAACAAAATCATATAATGAATTTTTTAGAAACTCACGCGACTGAATTCGTAGGTTATTTAGCAATGCTGTTGTTATTGATTTCTTTTTTGATGAAAGATATCAGACGCTTACGGAAGCTAAACACGGTCGCCTGCGCGTTGTTTGTTGCCTATGGTTTTATGTTAGCAACCTCTTGGCCGATTATTATTTCCAATGCATCTATCATGGGAATTAATATATATTACCTGTTTTTGAAGAAAAATTAGTATTTTCACACGATTAACTAACTTGTCATATAAGAATTTAGTGGGCCTAATGTGCTGCACTAATATTCAATGTTAGTTATCGTGTGTTATATTAATAGTTCTAATGAGCCAATTTGAAGTTACCTAAATTCATACGTAATAATTTAATTCTAAAGATCACTTCACTCAATTCATTGGTTGTGGGGGCGCGACTTTTGATGTCGTTAGTCGTTCAGAAATTGTTGGCGGAGTACACAGGACAAGCGGGGATTGCCAAAGTAGGGCAGTTGCGCAACATCTCCTCGATACTCATGAGTCTCACGTCTCTGGGAACCTTTAACGGCGTTGTGAAGTATGTTTCAGAGTATAAGTCCGATCAAAAAAACTTACTCAAATTATTTTCAACCTTATATGTTTTTAGTTTCACGGCAAGTGTCGTGTTATTTTTTATACTGTTTTTTGGAGCCTCTTATTTCTCTCATAAATTATTTTTATCAGATACGTATGCCGTTGTTTTTAAATTGATGGCTGTTGCGGTTCCTTTTATTTCAATGAATCGAATTTTTAGTGGGGTTATAAACGGAATTTCGGACTATAAGAAACACACTAAAATTGAGTTTATTTCTCATTTTCTTGCAGCAGTTTTGTTGCTCGTCAGCCTTTATTTCTACTCCTTAAAAGGGGTGTTAGTAGCCATTGCACTGACGCCGATTATTCAGTTTGCAGTGCTAATAATTATCTTTGGAAAACTTTTAAAAGACTATGTTGATTTCAAATCAATCACCTTTAAAATTCCTTTTTTAAAGCAGCTTTTAGGGTTTACGGCCATGTCTTTTGTAGCAACGGTACTTTCAAATTACGTTGAAATTGATTTAAGAACACTCATTTTAGATAGAATTAGTGAAGCTGAAGCGGGCTCATGGACGGCAATGAACTCCATTTCAAAAATTTATATGCAATTTTTAATTGCAATTTTCTCTCTCTATATTTTACCCAAGTACGCAACTATTAATACCTCATTTGAGTTTAGAATAGAAATAAAAAAAATTTATACATCATTAGTACCACTTGTTTTTATAGGGATGGTTTTAGTGTATGTCTTAAGAAATGTATTAATCGAAGTTATTTTTACAGACGCTTTTATGGGAATGGCTATTTTATTTAAATGGCAATTGGCAGGGGATTTTGTTCGCTTTATTGCGAATGTATTATCCTACCAGTTTTTAGCTAAAAAACAAATCAAATATTTTGTATCGACACAACTGATTGGATTGGCTATGTATTATGTTTTTGGCAGATACTATTTAAGTTCCTTTGGTACCGAAGGGGTTGTAATGGCTCTATTTGTTAGTAATTTAATATATTTAGGAATTGTATTTTTTGTTTTAAGAAATACCTTTTTTGGAAAAAACAGAGATATATAAAAGGATAGGAGCGGAAATGTTTAATCAAACAGAAATGACTAATTTTAAAATTACAAAAAAAATCTTTTATCAGTTTTTGATACCTGTTTTTGTTGCTGTGATTTTTGAGCTTATCTATAAAGAATTTGAAGTTTCAACAGTTTATAATTTTCTAGAAAATAGTTTATTTTCTATTCTATTAGTAAGCCCCGTTTATTTTATTGTGAATCGTAAAATCCAGCTAGGATATACATCACTCACGTTTCTTCTATTTTGTTTTGCAATTTATTTTGAAACGGTTTACTACTACTTTTTTGAAGCCTATTTAAGTGCATCTTCACTATTTGTGGTATTAGATTCAAACAGTTCAGAAGCAGCAGAATTCCTTAATTTTTATGTCGATCATAAAGTCATCATCTTTTCCGTTTTGATGCTGGTCGTGATTGCAACATCGCTTATAAGGTTTAAAATCATTCTGACTCCTTTTAATAAATCATCAACACGGACGAGGGTTAAGGTGTCAATTTATATGTTGGTTATATTAGCATTCCTTAAGTTCTCTGGACTAATCGTTTACAACCTTGCTTATTTAATACTAAAATCTTCGAAAGAGTACACAGTAGAATCCAATAAACTTGGCGCCTATAAAACAAATAAAACTGGAAATTTCACCAATGTCTCTCGACTGGACAACCAAGAGAAAGAGGTTTATGTGATGATTTTAGGAGAATCGACCACCCGTTCGCATTTTAGCTTGTATGATTATTACAGACCGACAACACCCAAACTAAATTCTTTAAAAGAGGAGCTGTCTATTTACAATGATGTCATCAGTCCACATGCACATTCGATTGCTTCCATCACTAAAATACTCACACTTGGGAATTATGAATATCCAGATAAAATTGGGGATGGCTCTATTATTCAACTCGCAAATAAGGCAAACTTTGAAACTGTATGGTTGTCCAATCAGAGACCCATTGGAATCTATGAAAGTCTAGTCACCAAAATTGCTTTATCCTCCGAAAAAAGTAAATTTCTCACCACCACATTTGGTGTCCATAATAAAGTAAAAGATGCCGAGCTTTTACCTGAATTAGAAACCATTCTGTCGGACGATTCCTCTTCCAAAAAATTTATCATCATTCATCTTATGGGAACACATGTTAGCTATGCCAACAGGTATCCCGACACTTTCAATAAATTTAAAGACACCCCCTTAAGTAATTATAAATCTGATGAAATATCCAAAATAATTAACCACTATGATAATGCAGTGCTGTACACTGACTTTGTGGTTTCTGAAATCATCCAAAAAATTAAAGCTCTAAACACCAAAAGTTTTGTGTTATATATGTCAGACCATGGGGAAGAATTATTTAAAGATCACAACATGGCAGGTCACAATGAGGATGTTGGGACAAAAGACATGTATGATGTTCCTTTTTTATTATGGCAGTCTGCCACTTATAAGAAACAAAAGCAGCTTACAGTCGACGAGAATAGATCCTATATGCTTGACGATTTGTTTCATGGGCTTGCAGATCTATTAGATATTTCAGCTCACGAAGTTGAGCCCGAACGAAGTATTTTTAACGATTCCTTCAAAAGCCGAAAAAGAATCATTTTAGAGTCTTCAGAATATGACACGTATTTTAATTTAGATTAAATTTGAAAACAACTATTATATTATGAATCTCAGTAAAATCTCATTTAAATTTTGAGTTCTTCAAACACTGCAAAAAAAAAGATATGCATTGTCACCTCTTCTTTAGGGAAGGGGGGCGCCGAAAAATCGTCTGCAGTATTGTCAATTTTGTTGGACAAGTTAGGTTATGAGGTTCATGTCATCAGTATTCTTAATCGTATAGATTATGACTATAAAGGAACGTTGTTAAATTTAGGAGCCTTAAAAGATAAGGATGCTTCTTTTTTTGGAACACTAAAAAGGTTCACCGTTTTTTTAAATTATCTAAGATCACATAACTTTGATTTTATTATTGATAGCAGATCACGACCGAGTATTCTCAAACAATTCTTAATAAACAAAGTACTCTATGTCAATGAAAAAGTAATTTTTATAGTTCATAGTGCGTTCCTCAAAAATTACATTCCTGATAATAAATTTATTGCAAAGTACTTATACAGTAATGCATTCAAATTTGTAACGGTCTCAAAGACTATAAAAACGAAGCTTACAAACAAGTATCATTTTGAAAATGTAAAAGCCATTCATAATGCTGTTGATAAACCTCAGATGACTGCTCTCACGGAATCTTTACTGCTTCCAGAAAACTTCATGCTATTCTTTGGTAGAATTGAAGATGAAGTAAAAAACCTGACATTGCTAATTGATAGCTACAAACATTCCGATTTAATAG from Formosa sp. Hel1_33_131 includes these protein-coding regions:
- the typA gene encoding translational GTPase TypA, producing MANVKNIAIIAHVDHGKTTLVDKIMYHCQLFRENQNTGDLILDNNDLERERGITITAKNVSVIYKDTKINIIDTPGHADFGGEVERVLNMADGVLLLVDAFEGPMPQTRFVLQKAIDLGLKPCVVINKVDKENCTPDEVHEKVFDLMFELGAEEWQLDFPTVYGSAKNNWMNHDWKDEIDNIEPLLDMVIEHIPSPKIPEGNTQMLITSLDFSSFTGRIAIGRLTRGELKTGQQISLVKRDGSIVKSRIKELHVFEGLGRKKIEEVQTGDICAIVGLEGFEIGDTVADLENPEGLKTIAIDEPTMSMLFTINDSPFFGKDGKFVTSRHIKERLDKELEKNLALRVNATDSADKFMVFGRGVLHLSVLIETMRREGYELQIGQPQVIIKVIDGVKCEPVEEMTIDLPESVSGKAIEMVTMRKGEMLSMEAKGDRMVCEFLIPSRGIIGMRNQLLTATAGEAIMAHRFKEYQPLKGGIPERQNGSLVSMELGQAIPYSIDKLQDRGKFFVDPGESIYEGQVIGENSRGDDMAINITKTKKLSNVRSSGADDKAKIVPAIKFSLEEALEYIQKDEYVEVTPKSLRLRKIYLTEVDRKRNKII
- a CDS encoding uroporphyrinogen decarboxylase yields the protein MNFLETHATEFVGYLAMLLLLISFLMKDIRRLRKLNTVACALFVAYGFMLATSWPIIISNASIMGINIYYLFLKKN
- a CDS encoding O-antigen translocase, translating into MKLPKFIRNNLILKITSLNSLVVGARLLMSLVVQKLLAEYTGQAGIAKVGQLRNISSILMSLTSLGTFNGVVKYVSEYKSDQKNLLKLFSTLYVFSFTASVVLFFILFFGASYFSHKLFLSDTYAVVFKLMAVAVPFISMNRIFSGVINGISDYKKHTKIEFISHFLAAVLLLVSLYFYSLKGVLVAIALTPIIQFAVLIIIFGKLLKDYVDFKSITFKIPFLKQLLGFTAMSFVATVLSNYVEIDLRTLILDRISEAEAGSWTAMNSISKIYMQFLIAIFSLYILPKYATINTSFEFRIEIKKIYTSLVPLVFIGMVLVYVLRNVLIEVIFTDAFMGMAILFKWQLAGDFVRFIANVLSYQFLAKKQIKYFVSTQLIGLAMYYVFGRYYLSSFGTEGVVMALFVSNLIYLGIVFFVLRNTFFGKNRDI
- a CDS encoding phosphoethanolamine transferase, yielding MTNFKITKKIFYQFLIPVFVAVIFELIYKEFEVSTVYNFLENSLFSILLVSPVYFIVNRKIQLGYTSLTFLLFCFAIYFETVYYYFFEAYLSASSLFVVLDSNSSEAAEFLNFYVDHKVIIFSVLMLVVIATSLIRFKIILTPFNKSSTRTRVKVSIYMLVILAFLKFSGLIVYNLAYLILKSSKEYTVESNKLGAYKTNKTGNFTNVSRLDNQEKEVYVMILGESTTRSHFSLYDYYRPTTPKLNSLKEELSIYNDVISPHAHSIASITKILTLGNYEYPDKIGDGSIIQLANKANFETVWLSNQRPIGIYESLVTKIALSSEKSKFLTTTFGVHNKVKDAELLPELETILSDDSSSKKFIIIHLMGTHVSYANRYPDTFNKFKDTPLSNYKSDEISKIINHYDNAVLYTDFVVSEIIQKIKALNTKSFVLYMSDHGEELFKDHNMAGHNEDVGTKDMYDVPFLLWQSATYKKQKQLTVDENRSYMLDDLFHGLADLLDISAHEVEPERSIFNDSFKSRKRIILESSEYDTYFNLD
- a CDS encoding glycosyltransferase — translated: MSSSNTAKKKICIVTSSLGKGGAEKSSAVLSILLDKLGYEVHVISILNRIDYDYKGTLLNLGALKDKDASFFGTLKRFTVFLNYLRSHNFDFIIDSRSRPSILKQFLINKVLYVNEKVIFIVHSAFLKNYIPDNKFIAKYLYSNAFKFVTVSKTIKTKLTNKYHFENVKAIHNAVDKPQMTALTESLLLPENFMLFFGRIEDEVKNLTLLIDSYKHSDLIDNKIKLVILGDGNDKLKLEKKVQVLNLSEHIIFFSYTKNPYPIVSKAMCTVLSSHYEGFPTMLVESLSLGTPVISVNCESGPSEIILDTHNGLLVDNHNPDLMAEAMNRFVTDKELYNQCKKNAKNSVEKFSMENISMDWKRLIENLS